A genomic segment from Aegilops tauschii subsp. strangulata cultivar AL8/78 chromosome 1, Aet v6.0, whole genome shotgun sequence encodes:
- the LOC109784294 gene encoding defensin-like protein CAL1 — protein MALSRRMTASALLLFLLVATEMGTTTVKVAEARNCLSQSHNFKGACLSSSNCAAVCRTENFPDGECHAPHYERKCFCKRPC, from the exons ATGGCGCTCTCTCGTCGCATGACCGCGTCCGCCCTCCTGCTCTTCCTCCTCGTCGCCACAG AGATGGGGACGACGACGGTCAAGGTGGCGGAGGCGCGGAACTGCCTGTCGCAGAGCCACAACTTCAAGGGCGCGTGCCTCAGTAGCAGCAACTGCGCCGCCGTCTGCCGCACGGAGAACTTCCCCGACGGCGAGTGCCACGCGCCGCACTACGAGCGCAAGTGCTTCTGCAAGAGGCCCTGCTAG
- the LOC109784295 gene encoding defensin-like protein CAL1, whose product MAPTRRMAASALLLLLLLVATEMGTTRTKTAEARDCLSQSHKFKGACLSSSNCAGVCRTENFPDGECHTHNFARKCFCKRAC is encoded by the exons ATGGCGCCCACTCGTCGCATGGCCGCATCCGCcctcctgctgctgctcctcCTCGTCGCCACAG AGATGGGGACGACGAGGACCAAGACGGCGGAGGCGCGGGACTGCCTGTCGCAGAGCCACAAGTTCAAGGGCGCCTGCCTCAGCAGCAGCAACTGCGCCGGCGTCTGCCGCACCGAGAACTTCCCCGACGGCGAGTGCCACACGCACAACTTCGCCCGCAAGTGCTTCTGCAAGAGGGCCTGCTAG